In Mauremys reevesii isolate NIE-2019 linkage group 8, ASM1616193v1, whole genome shotgun sequence, a single genomic region encodes these proteins:
- the FAM163A gene encoding protein FAM163A, protein MTAGTVVITGGILATVILLCIIAVLCYCRLQYYCCKKDESAEEEEEEEEEPDLPTRSYLTTCNACNSRIVDGQGSPAPPPPHEFNQQGARNYCPTCSPYGSPFYIRTADMVRNGGERITYTPACYKEMGPPIKMATLQSYPMTHHGIVHETFPNPRAISTDV, encoded by the exons ATGACAGCAGGAACTGTTGTTATCACCGGCGGAATACTAGCAACCGTGATCCTACTGTGTATTATTGCGGTGCTCTGTTATTGTAGGCTACAG TATTATTGCTGCAAGAAAGATGAATCtgctgaggaagaggaggaggaggaggaggagcctgacCTTCCCACTCGCTCATACCTTACGACTTGCAATGCCTGCAACTCTCGCATCGTGGACGGGCAGGGCagcccagcaccaccaccaccccacgaATTTAACCAGCAGGGTGCTCGGAACTACTGCCCTACCTGTTCCCCCTATGGCTCGCCCTTTTACATACGGACCGCTGACATGGTGCGGAATGGCGGTGAGAGGATCACCTACACACCCGCATGCTACAAGGAAATGGGGCCACCCATCAAAATGGCAACCCTCCAGAGTTACCCGATGACCCACCATGGCATCGTCCACGAGACCTTTCCAAACCCGAGGGCTATTAGTACAGATGTGTAA